Genomic DNA from Gorilla gorilla gorilla isolate KB3781 chromosome 13, NHGRI_mGorGor1-v2.1_pri, whole genome shotgun sequence:
AGAGGGAGGCTCAGCATTCTGCTTCTGTAttgtggcctggctggcttggattTGCCTTCACTCCCATCAGTTGGGGAATGAATGTAGCAAGACTAACAATAAACATTATGAGCTCTGAGGTTTGAAACTCTGGAAATCCCCAGCATGTCAAGGTGGCCCCCATGCTAGGCTTGGATTGAAGGGTGGGTATGGTTTGGAAGGGGTGGGGGGCTGTGGAAATGAGTCCAACAAGATGGGCCCATTCTGAGCAGGAACCAGAGTTTTTCTCTATGGGTCTTACAGTTGCACTTTGTCACCCatccaagagaaaacaaaaacagaaacattggGGAGGGGACTTTTGCACCTGACTGGGGGTTGACTAGACCACCTGGGTCCCTTCCATCCCCCACACTCTATAAAATGTTCAGTAGCAGGACAATATGGAGACAAAATGGATTTGCTCACAGAATGTATACGTTTATCTTTTAATGGAGTTAATTCatggctgggtgttgtggctcatacctgtaatcccagcactttgggaggccgaggcaggtggatcacctgaggtcaggagttcaagatcagcctggccaaaatggtgaaacctcatctctaccaaaaatacaaaaattagccaggtgtgatggcgtgcacctataatcccagctactcaggaggctgagacaggagaatcgcttgaatctgggaggcggaggttgcagtgagacgagatcacaccactgcactccagcctgggtgacagagtgagactccatgtcaaaaaaaaaaaaaaaaaaaaaaaacagaaaaaaagaaattaattcatataccataattAAACAATTCCatagtttttagtatttttaccAAATCGTGCAACCATTACTATTGTTCAActccagaacattttcaaaaCCTCCCAAAAACAAATCCCATGCCCACTAACAGTTACTCCTctatcccctggcaaccacttatCTATGTTCCATCTCCATGGATTTGCCtagtatatatatttcatataaatggaatcatacagtctgTAGCCTTGTACATCTCTCTGGCTTGTTTCACTGAGAAGGATGTTTTCAGGGTTCACTAATGTCACAGCGTGTATCAGTACTtcaatcctttttatggctgagtaatccAAGGAATATTCCatggaaacattttattaatccactcatcagttgatggacatttgggatgtTTGGGCTTACTTTACAGGTGTAATCATGTAAGCATATTCTTTGCCTACTCCTTCCCACAAATTAAGGAAAATCAGTAGCAAAATGAAGGGCAAGCAACTAAAACAGCCAGCAACTGGCACACAGACAAGGAAGAGCACCTCTGGTTTTTAGGTTAAGCCAATGAAGAGTGGGGCCGAGATTTAGTATCCACCTAGTTCAAAACCCCTAACACTTTCCAAGCTTATGTTCTGAGTTGAGTTGATCCACTAAACCATCAAGCGCACCCATGGGGAAGTCCTTGGATCAGCAGGAAGAGCTACAAATTACAGATCACTGGTTTTTAATCTGTCTTCCAGAGACTCCTAAGATTTCATGGAAGCAACTCATGGGCCACCAAGGGGGCTGTGGTTGAGGGTTAGATAGGTAGAACTCTGAGCCTGGTCCCCATCTCTGATTTAAATAGAACAGCCTTGATTGAATTGCTTTATTTGTGGGGTTTCTTCTAAGAGTTAATTTGGAACAAAGAAAGGGTGTTCTTGGCTTTAAAACAGTTTGGCAAGCATTGGTCAAGGTGGTTGTGGAATTGCTGGACTGTGACTGGGCCTCCCTGACAGCTGCTCTTACGAGTTCTTCTGAGGAACCTTGATGGTGACTGTCTTCACCTCTGTGTAGGCCTTAAGCCCATCCTCACCCAGCTCCCTCCCATTTCCAGATTCCTTAAACCCTCCAAATGGCGTGTGGCAGGTGACGATGTTGTAGGTGTTTACCCACACGGTCCCGGCCTGGAGTGCCTGGGTGAAGTACATGGCCTTGTCCAGATCCCGGGTGAACACAGCTGCAGCCAGGCCATACCTGGTGTTGTTGGCCCTCTCAATCACCTCCTCAATCTTCTTGAACTTGAACAGGGGCTGCACAGGCCCAAAGATCTCCTCTTTGGCAATTCTCATGTCATCCTGCACGCCACCAAAGACAGTAGGCTTGATGAAGAAACCACGCTCCCCAAAACGCTCTCCGCCACAGAGGAGTTTTGCGCCCTCCTTCTGGCCCAGCTGGATGTAGCCTAGGACTCGTTCAAACTGCTCCTTGTCCACCTGAGGCCCCTGCTGGGTGTCCAGCTCAAAGGGGTTCCCTACTTTCCTCTGCTTTGCTTTCTCCACGGTTCTCTCGAGAAACTCATTGTAGATGGATTCTTCCACGAAGGTCCGGGAGCCAGCACAGCAGCACTGGCCCATGTTGAAGAAAAGGGCTTCGTGGCACTGCTCCACGGCATGCTCCATGTCAGCATCGGCCAGCACGATGCTGGGGCTCTTACCACCCAGCTCCAGGGTGACTCTCTTGAGGTTGGAATCGCCAGCTGCTTTCTGGATCAGGTGGCCCACCTCGGTGGAACCGGTGAAGGCAACTTTGTCAACATCCATGTGCTGGGCGATGGCCGCACCTGCTGTTGGGCCATAGCCCGTGATGATGTTCACCACCCCAGGGGGAAAGCCTGCCTCCTTGATGAGGGAGGCCAAATACAGGGCAGAGAGGGGGGTCTGCTCTGCCACCTTCATAACCACAGTGTTGCCT
This window encodes:
- the ALDH1B1 gene encoding aldehyde dehydrogenase X, mitochondrial, translated to MLRFLVPRLLSLQGRTARYSSAAALPSPILNPDIPYNQLFIDNEWQDAVSKKTFPTVNPTTGEVIGHVAEGDRADVDRAVKAAREAFRLGSPWRQMDASERGRLLNRLADLVERDRVYLASLETLDNGKPFQESYALDLDEVIKVYRYFAGWADKWHGKTIPMDGQHFCFTRHEPIGVCGQIIPWNFPLVMQGWKLAPALATGNTVVMKVAEQTPLSALYLASLIKEAGFPPGVVNIITGYGPTAGAAIAQHMDVDKVAFTGSTEVGHLIQKAAGDSNLKRVTLELGGKSPSIVLADADMEHAVEQCHEALFFNMGQCCCAGSRTFVEESIYNEFLERTVEKAKQRKVGNPFELDTQQGPQVDKEQFERVLGYIQLGQKEGAKLLCGGERFGERGFFIKPTVFGGVQDDMRIAKEEIFGPVQPLFKFKKIEEVIERANNTRYGLAAAVFTRDLDKAMYFTQALQAGTVWVNTYNIVTCHTPFGGFKESGNGRELGEDGLKAYTEVKTVTIKVPQKNS